The proteins below are encoded in one region of Syngnathus acus chromosome 2, fSynAcu1.2, whole genome shotgun sequence:
- the als2b gene encoding alsin isoform X2, which yields MENQRRSSEDDGGGGRGLLHIWKGYYYRVAPEKLLLPHPVLQVALGRNHGVLLVEGGQVFTFGHCPWKQSQATEFVAPTLEGALSGQLVVAVAAGSYHSGAVTDSGSVHMWGDNTAGQCGLSGLSSVPNPTPVALADSDCSALPSVPVLELACGEQHTLALSVQREVWAWGSGCQLGLGATVSPVWKPLKVEHLAGRFVLQVACGAKHSLALVRRPGPRDIQRPPADKCGQCEQLLYTMTDKEDHVIISDSHYCIPCLEQQEERLQTPSINPVLKMSPSEPALSSKTSTSPPQSVSPAPVNNSELENAETQESSVAGEEPPASNFDLSGTKSSGAPSAKASPYPDEQAVKDYLKKLSDSTQAEKTPKVTLGGLHTLLPSAAGLISASSNNPLNNLVASCASAVGERVASTYEALSLRKMMNMYLPTSRGSVKQTAAAHPAGENGAERVRQEDSAQAKKSSSTGDIHEEEAAGPHRRLSLPGLLSQGRYAVHLLSSSYGLLLSPRLLRKAGRSKMAAAAALTSSGMATPADQEVLPSLQTEVWSWGQGQHGQLGHGDNADRSQPLCIKSLNSKEVVRVAAGSHHSLALTAQSQLLSWGSNSQGQLGHMESPSTVPRLAKLSDGIRVWDVSAGECHTLLLADGDCMQPIIYYSGEQVKEGKQQDGDKEEEGEESCDGYARQPVLLPFCMNLGFVSSVFAGGQQCVALSDKNVMGFIASLHELASAERKFYCKLSSITTQVLSPLMALESLSANLGPVIFKILRTLAGQFGHLCHLTGQHAVSLTANLRRSRSLKSLFILDHTSIFLDSYEDYSSSLDDFQVMGGFPTLAKPSLDCFGKSPELLQKLSESSEGNLAVVDLLQALFYLPALHLQEYGRLLLKLATCFEVSSSEYQRLQESCSKFEALDLLLKKKKKEAEYTFLFWKGFPGKMTDSLRKPHRRLICESSNKALTLQNAGRFSVNWFILFNDALVHAQGMAPCKNLFSTHHVFPLTTLWVEPMPEDNTGLYGLKLITPEEMFTLLANSAMEKAKWIRCLNQAVAQALSLGEGQTFEPPICRSATYTFYKDGRLKEATYEGRWLAGKPHGRGVIKWPDGRIYTGSFKNGQEDGFGECVAPNKSLDTNDRYQGHWKDGKMHGVGTYRYASTEVYDGSYQEGLRHGHGMLRSGKLNTSSPSVFIGQWVNDKKTGYGVFDDITKGEKYIGMWQDNVRQGNGVVVTQFGLYYEGSFKDNKMTGSGILLSEDDTTYEGEFSDDWTLSGKGVLTMANGDYLEGSFNGEWGAGPKVTGSYFKPQMFESDKDKIRSVKLGRLCVSAEEKWQAVFDECWRQLGCETPGQGDNCKAWDNIAVALTTNRRHILDSPEPLSRSHSRTLEGLEVIPQHDGPMTMERYHAIHLYLIKACDTPLHPLGRLVEALVAVYRMTYVGVGANRRLLPQAVCELKSYLNRIFQIVKFLFPDLPEDGGIIREPTDLGEKESDCEVSKQDLNVNLERSLRSHVVSSLALLLPVLLPRLYPPLFTLYALDKEREDDVYWECVLRLNKQPDLALLAFLGVQQKFWPISVSMPAPAENLQVLSGTKDTCFASAVETLQQISTTFTPSDKLHVIQLTFEEITKEVQSRLNQDFLWSMDDLFPVFLYVVLRARIRNLGSEVNLIEDLMDPCIQHGEHGIMFTTLKACYYQIQHERIT from the exons ATGGAAAACCAGAGGAGGAG CTCTGAAGATGATGGTGGAGGAGGGCGAGGCCTGCTCCATATCTGGAAGGGCTACTATTACCGTGTGGCCCCCGAGAAACTGCTCCTCCCCCATCCAGTTCTCCAGGTCGCTCTGGGTAGAAACCATGGAGTTCTGCTGGTGGAAG GCGGACAGGTGTTTACATTCGGACACTGTCCATGGAAACAGAGTCAGGCGACAGAGTTTGTGGCGCCCACTCTGGAGGGCGCACTCAGCGGACAGCTGGTTGTGGCTGTGGCTGCCGGAAGCTACCACAGCGGGGCGGTGACAGACAGCGGCAGCGTCCACATGTGGGGCGACAACACCGCCGGACAGTGTGGTTTGTCGGGGCTCAGCTCCGTCCCCAACCCGACTCCAGTCGCTCTGGCGGACTCTGATTGTAGCGCCTTGCCGTCGGTGCCTGTACTGGAGCTGGCCTGTGGGGAGCAGCATACCTTGGCGCTCTCGGTCCAGCGGGAAGTGTGGGCTTGGGGCAGCGGCTGTCAGCTGGGCCTCGGTGCTACCGTTTCTCCCGTCTGGAAACCACTAAAGGTTGAGCACCTAGCAGGCAGGTTTGTACTTCAAGTGGCCTGCGGGGCCAAGCACAGCCTGGCCCTGGTGCGCCGCCCAGGCCCCCGGGACATCCAGCGGCCCCCGGCCGATAAATGCGGGCAGTGTGAGCAACTGCTCTACACCATGACGGACAAAGAGGATCATGTCATCATCTCTGACAGTCACTACTGCATTCCTTGCTTAGAACAGCAGGAGGAGAGGCTCCAAACGCCTTCGATAAATCCTGTGCTGAAAATGTCTCCATCAGAACCTGCCCTTTCCTCCAAAACCTCCACATCACCGCCTCAATCTGTGTCTCCGGCACCTGTCAATAACTCTGAATTAGAAAATGCGGAGACTCAAGAGTCATCTGTAGCTGGCGAGGAACCGCCTGCTTCAAACTTTGACCTTTCAGGGACAAAGTCAAGTGGGGCCCCAAGTGCCAAGGCTTCTCCTTATCCAGATGAGCAGGCCGTCAAAGATTACCTGAAGAAGCTCTCAGATAGCACCCAGGCTGAGAAAACACCAAAGGTGACACTTGGAGGACTACACACGCTGCTG ccCTCAGCGGCCGGACTCATCAGCGCCTCCTCCAACAATCCCCTCAACAACCTGGTGGCCTCTTGCGCTTCGGCCGTCGGCGAAAGGGTCGCCTCCACCTACGAGGCGTTGTCCctgagaaaaatgatgaacatgtACCTTCCCACGTCGCGCGGGTCAGTCAAGCAAACTGCCGCCGCTCACCCAGCGGGTGAGAACGGCGCCGAGCGTGTCCGACAGGAAGACTCTGCGCAGGCCAAGAAGAGTTCCAGCACTGGCGACATCcacgaggaggaggcggcagGCCCGCATCGCCGCTTGTCGCTCCCGGGACTCCTCTCACAGGGTAGATACGCTGTTCACCTCTTATCCTCCTCCTATGGGCTGCTGT TGTCCCCACGACTGCTACGCAAGGCCGGCCGTTCAaagatggccgccgccgcGGCTCTGACCTCATCGGGAATGGCGACCCCGGCGGATCAAGAGGTGCTGCCCTCCCTGCAGACGGAGGTGTGGAGCTGGGGCCAAGGCCAACATGGGCAGCTCGGCCACGGGGACAACGCGGACAG ATCGCAGCCGCTCTGCATCAAAAGTCTCAATAGTAAGGAGGTGGTGCGAGTGGCAGCCGGTTCTCATCATTCCCTCGCACTGACTGCCCAGTCGCAG TTGTTGTCGTGGGGAAGTAATAGCCAAGGTCAGCTGGGCCACATGGAGTCCCCCAGCACAGTCCCTCGTCTAGCCAAG CTGTCAGACGGAATCCGGGTGTGGGACGTGAGCGCCGGAGAGTGTCACACGCTGCTGCTTGCTGATGGAGACTGCATGCAGCCCATCATCTATTACAGTGGAGAGCAGGTGAAAGAGGGAAAGCAGCAAGACGGAGACAAGGAAGAAGAGGGGGAGGAGTCATGTGACGGCTACGCCCGGCAGCCCGTGCTGCTTCCCTTCTGCATGAAC TTAGGATTCGTGAGCAGCGTGTTTGCTGGCGGCCAGCAATGCGTGGCACTCTCAGACAAGAACGTGATGGGCTTCATCGCCAGCTTGCACGAGCTGGCGTCGGCCGAGAGGAAATTCTACTGCAAGCTGTCGAGCATCACGACACAAGTCTTGAGCCCCTTGATGGCTCTCG AATCTCTGAGCGCCAACCTCGGCCCGGTCATCTTCAAGATCCTGCGGACGCTTGCCGGTCAGTTTGGGCACTTGTGTCATCTGACCGGGCAGCACGCCGTCAGTCTCACCGCCAACCTCCGGCGCAGCCGCAGTCTTAAAAGTCTGTTTATCCTCGACCACACCAGCATCTTCCTGGACTCCTACGAAGA CTACAGCAGCTCTTTGGACGACTTCCAGGTGATGGGAGGCTTCCCGACCCTCGCCAAACCCTCGCT CGATTGTTTCGGAAAGAGTCCCGAGCTCCTTCAGAAGTTGTCCGAGAGCAGTGAGGGGAACCTCGCCGTGGTGGACCTCCTGCAAGCGCTCTTCTACCTGCCCGCTCTTCACCTCCAAGAGTACGGACGGCTCCTGCTCAAACTGGCCACGTGCTTTGAAGTT AGCTCCAGCGAATACCAACGGCTGCAGGAGAGCTGCTCCAAGTTTGAAGCTTTGGACCTTctgctgaagaagaagaagaaggaagcCGAGTacacctttcttttctggaAAGGCTTCCCCGGCAAGATGACT gACTCTTTACGAAAGCCTCACCGCCGCCTCATCTGCGAGAGCAGCAACAAAGCTCTGACGCTGCAGAACGCCGGAAGGTTCTCTGTTAACTGGTTCATCCTTTTTAATGACGCTCTCGTCCATGCGCAG GGCATGGCGCCTTGTAAAAACCTC TTCTCCACCCATCATGTCTTCCCCTTGACCACGTTGTGGGTGGAGCCTATGCCAGAGGACAACACTGGCCT CTACGGACTGAAACTGATCACACCGGAAGAAATGTTCACCCTGTTAGCCAACTCTGCCATGGAGAAG GCCAAGTGGATCCGTTGCCTCAACCAAGCAGTGGCTCAGGCCCTCAGCTTAGGTGAGGGACAAACGTTTGAGCCTCCCATTTGCAGGAGCGCCACGTATACGTTTTACAAGGACGGACGGCTGAAAGAGGCCACGTACGAGGGCCGCTGGCTAGCCGGAAAGCCCCACGGAAG AGGCGTGATCAAATGGCCTGATGGGAGGATTTACACAGGCTCGTTTAAGAATGGACAGGAAGATGG gTTTGGGGAATGTGTGGCTCCGAATAAGAGCCTGGACACAAACGATCGCTATCAAGGTCACTGGAAGGACGGCAAGATGCACGGCGTGGGCACGTACAG ATATGCCAGCACCGAGGTCTACGACGGCTCCTACCAGGAGGGCCTGCGGCACGGCCACGGGATGCTGCGGAGCGGCAAACTCAACACCTCCTCGCCTAGCGTATTCATCGGCCAGTGGGTGAACGACAAGAAGACAGGCTACGGCGTCTTTGACGACATCACTAA AGGCGAAAAGTACATCGGCATGTGGCAGGACAACGTCCGGCAAGGCAACGGGGTCGTCGTCACGCAGTTCGGCCTTTACTACGAAGGATCTTTCAAAGACAATAAGATGACG GGCAGCGGAATCCTTCTGTCTGAGGACGATACGACGTACGAGGGGGAGTTCTCAGATGATTGGACACTTAGCGGCAAG GGAGTGCTGACGATGGCCAACGGCGACTACCTGGAAGGCTCCTTCAATGGCGAATGGGGCGCCGGTCCCAAAGTGACTGGCTCCTACTTTAAGCCGCAGATGTTTGAAAGTGACAAGGACAAGATTCGATCAGT GAAGCTGGGTCGTCTTTGCGTGAGCGCCGAGGAGAAGTGGCAGGCGGTGTTTGACGAGTGTTGGCGCCAACTCGGCTGCGAGACTCCCGGCCAGGGTGACAACTGCAAAGCGTGGGACAATATTGCCGTTGCACTCACCACCAACCGACGACACATTCTGGACAG TCCAGAACCTCTGTCTCGAAGTCACAGCAGAACTCTGGAAGGCTTAGAGGTGATCCCTCAGCATGACGGTCCCATGACAATGGAGCGATATCACGCCATCCATCTTTACCTCATCAAG GCATGTGACACCCCGCTTCATCCGCTGGGCAGGCTTGTGGAAGCCTTGGTGGCGGTCTACCGGATGACGTACGTCGGCGTCGGCGCCAACCGACGGCTCCTGCCGCAGGCTGTCTGCGAGTTAAAATCTTATCTCAACCGCATCTTCCAGATTGTAAA GTTTCTGTTCCCAGACTTGCCAGAAGATGGCGGTATAATTCGAGAGCCAACCGACCTCGGGGAGAAGGAATCGGACTGTGAAGTCTCCAAGCAGGATTTGAACGTGAATCTGGAGCGGTCGCTCCGCAGCCACGTGGTGAGCAGCTTGGCTCTGCTGCTCCCTGTGCTGTTGCCCCGCCTCTACCCGCCGCTCTTCACCCTCTACGCTCTGGACAAGGAGCGAGAGGACGATGTCTACTGGGAGTGCGTCCTCCGCCTCAACAAGCAGCCCGACCTGGCTCTGCTCGCCTTTCTGGGTGTCCAGCA GAAGTTCTGGCCCATTTCAGTCTCCATGCCAGCACCTGCGGAAAACCTCCAG GTTCTGTCAGGCACCAAGGATACTTGCTTCGCTTCTGCAGTCGAAACTCTGCAGCAAATTAG CACAACATTCACCCCATCAGACAAGCTCCATGTGATCCAGCTGACCTTCGAGGAGATCACAAAAGAAGTGCAGTCACGTCTGAATCAGGACTTCCTGTGGTCCATGGATGACCTATTTCCCGTTTTCCTCTACGTGGTGCTGCGTGCTCG AATTAGAAACCTCGGGTCAGAGGTCAACCTGATCGAAGACCTGATGGACCCTTGCATCCAGCACGGAGAGCATGGAATCATGTTTACAACTCTGAAG GCCTGTTACTACCAGATCCAGCATGAGAGGATCACTTAA
- the als2b gene encoding alsin isoform X4: MENQRRSSEDDGGGGRGLLHIWKGYYYRVAPEKLLLPHPVLQVALGRNHGVLLVEGGQVFTFGHCPWKQSQATEFVAPTLEGALSGQLVVAVAAGSYHSGAVTDSGSVHMWGDNTAGQCGLSGLSSVPNPTPVALADSDCSALPSVPVLELACGEQHTLALSVQREVWAWGSGCQLGLGATVSPVWKPLKVEHLAGRFVLQVACGAKHSLALVRRPGPRDIQRPPADKCGQCEQLLYTMTDKEDHVIISDSHYCIPCLEQQEERLQTPSINPVLKMSPSEPALSSKTSTSPPQSVSPAPVNNSELENAETQESSVAGEEPPASNFDLSGTKSSGAPSAKASPYPDEQAVKDYLKKLSDSTQAEKTPKVTLGGLHTLLPSAAGLISASSNNPLNNLVASCASAVGERVASTYEALSLRKMMNMYLPTSRGSVKQTAAAHPAGENGAERVRQEDSAQAKKSSSTGDIHEEEAAGPHRRLSLPGLLSQGRYAVHLLSSSYGLLLSPRLLRKAGRSKMAAAAALTSSGMATPADQEVLPSLQTEVWSWGQGQHGQLGHGDNADRSQPLCIKSLNSKEVVRVAAGSHHSLALTAQSQLLSWGSNSQGQLGHMESPSTVPRLAKLSDGIRVWDVSAGECHTLLLADGDCMQPIIYYSGEQVKEGKQQDGDKEEEGEESCDGYARQPVLLPFCMNLGFVSSVFAGGQQCVALSDKNVMGFIASLHELASAERKFYCKLSSITTQVLSPLMALESLSANLGPVIFKILRTLAGQFGHLCHLTGQHAVSLTANLRRSRSLKSLFILDHTSIFLDSYEDYSSSLDDFQVMGGFPTLAKPSLDCFGKSPELLQKLSESSEGNLAVVDLLQALFYLPALHLQEYGRLLLKLATCFEVSSSEYQRLQESCSKFEALDLLLKKKKKEAEYTFLFWKGFPGKMTDSLRKPHRRLICESSNKALTLQNAGRFSVNWFILFNDALVHAQFSTHHVFPLTTLWVEPMPEDNTGLYGLKLITPEEMFTLLANSAMEKAKWIRCLNQAVAQALSLGEGQTFEPPICRSATYTFYKDGRLKEATYEGRWLAGKPHGRGVIKWPDGRIYTGSFKNGQEDGFGECVAPNKSLDTNDRYQGHWKDGKMHGVGTYRYASTEVYDGSYQEGLRHGHGMLRSGKLNTSSPSVFIGQWVNDKKTGYGVFDDITKGEKYIGMWQDNVRQGNGVVVTQFGLYYEGSFKDNKMTGSGILLSEDDTTYEGEFSDDWTLSGKGVLTMANGDYLEGSFNGEWGAGPKVTGSYFKPQMFESDKDKIRSVKLGRLCVSAEEKWQAVFDECWRQLGCETPGQGDNCKAWDNIAVALTTNRRHILDSPEPLSRSHSRTLEGLEVIPQHDGPMTMERYHAIHLYLIKACDTPLHPLGRLVEALVAVYRMTYVGVGANRRLLPQAVCELKSYLNRIFQIVKFLFPDLPEDGGIIREPTDLGEKESDCEVSKQDLNVNLERSLRSHVVSSLALLLPVLLPRLYPPLFTLYALDKEREDDVYWECVLRLNKQPDLALLAFLGVQQKFWPISVSMPAPAENLQVLSGTKDTCFASAVETLQQISTTFTPSDKLHVIQLTFEEITKEVQSRLNQDFLWSMDDLFPVFLYVVLRARIRNLGSEVNLIEDLMDPCIQHGEHGIMFTTLKACYYQIQHERIT; this comes from the exons ATGGAAAACCAGAGGAGGAG CTCTGAAGATGATGGTGGAGGAGGGCGAGGCCTGCTCCATATCTGGAAGGGCTACTATTACCGTGTGGCCCCCGAGAAACTGCTCCTCCCCCATCCAGTTCTCCAGGTCGCTCTGGGTAGAAACCATGGAGTTCTGCTGGTGGAAG GCGGACAGGTGTTTACATTCGGACACTGTCCATGGAAACAGAGTCAGGCGACAGAGTTTGTGGCGCCCACTCTGGAGGGCGCACTCAGCGGACAGCTGGTTGTGGCTGTGGCTGCCGGAAGCTACCACAGCGGGGCGGTGACAGACAGCGGCAGCGTCCACATGTGGGGCGACAACACCGCCGGACAGTGTGGTTTGTCGGGGCTCAGCTCCGTCCCCAACCCGACTCCAGTCGCTCTGGCGGACTCTGATTGTAGCGCCTTGCCGTCGGTGCCTGTACTGGAGCTGGCCTGTGGGGAGCAGCATACCTTGGCGCTCTCGGTCCAGCGGGAAGTGTGGGCTTGGGGCAGCGGCTGTCAGCTGGGCCTCGGTGCTACCGTTTCTCCCGTCTGGAAACCACTAAAGGTTGAGCACCTAGCAGGCAGGTTTGTACTTCAAGTGGCCTGCGGGGCCAAGCACAGCCTGGCCCTGGTGCGCCGCCCAGGCCCCCGGGACATCCAGCGGCCCCCGGCCGATAAATGCGGGCAGTGTGAGCAACTGCTCTACACCATGACGGACAAAGAGGATCATGTCATCATCTCTGACAGTCACTACTGCATTCCTTGCTTAGAACAGCAGGAGGAGAGGCTCCAAACGCCTTCGATAAATCCTGTGCTGAAAATGTCTCCATCAGAACCTGCCCTTTCCTCCAAAACCTCCACATCACCGCCTCAATCTGTGTCTCCGGCACCTGTCAATAACTCTGAATTAGAAAATGCGGAGACTCAAGAGTCATCTGTAGCTGGCGAGGAACCGCCTGCTTCAAACTTTGACCTTTCAGGGACAAAGTCAAGTGGGGCCCCAAGTGCCAAGGCTTCTCCTTATCCAGATGAGCAGGCCGTCAAAGATTACCTGAAGAAGCTCTCAGATAGCACCCAGGCTGAGAAAACACCAAAGGTGACACTTGGAGGACTACACACGCTGCTG ccCTCAGCGGCCGGACTCATCAGCGCCTCCTCCAACAATCCCCTCAACAACCTGGTGGCCTCTTGCGCTTCGGCCGTCGGCGAAAGGGTCGCCTCCACCTACGAGGCGTTGTCCctgagaaaaatgatgaacatgtACCTTCCCACGTCGCGCGGGTCAGTCAAGCAAACTGCCGCCGCTCACCCAGCGGGTGAGAACGGCGCCGAGCGTGTCCGACAGGAAGACTCTGCGCAGGCCAAGAAGAGTTCCAGCACTGGCGACATCcacgaggaggaggcggcagGCCCGCATCGCCGCTTGTCGCTCCCGGGACTCCTCTCACAGGGTAGATACGCTGTTCACCTCTTATCCTCCTCCTATGGGCTGCTGT TGTCCCCACGACTGCTACGCAAGGCCGGCCGTTCAaagatggccgccgccgcGGCTCTGACCTCATCGGGAATGGCGACCCCGGCGGATCAAGAGGTGCTGCCCTCCCTGCAGACGGAGGTGTGGAGCTGGGGCCAAGGCCAACATGGGCAGCTCGGCCACGGGGACAACGCGGACAG ATCGCAGCCGCTCTGCATCAAAAGTCTCAATAGTAAGGAGGTGGTGCGAGTGGCAGCCGGTTCTCATCATTCCCTCGCACTGACTGCCCAGTCGCAG TTGTTGTCGTGGGGAAGTAATAGCCAAGGTCAGCTGGGCCACATGGAGTCCCCCAGCACAGTCCCTCGTCTAGCCAAG CTGTCAGACGGAATCCGGGTGTGGGACGTGAGCGCCGGAGAGTGTCACACGCTGCTGCTTGCTGATGGAGACTGCATGCAGCCCATCATCTATTACAGTGGAGAGCAGGTGAAAGAGGGAAAGCAGCAAGACGGAGACAAGGAAGAAGAGGGGGAGGAGTCATGTGACGGCTACGCCCGGCAGCCCGTGCTGCTTCCCTTCTGCATGAAC TTAGGATTCGTGAGCAGCGTGTTTGCTGGCGGCCAGCAATGCGTGGCACTCTCAGACAAGAACGTGATGGGCTTCATCGCCAGCTTGCACGAGCTGGCGTCGGCCGAGAGGAAATTCTACTGCAAGCTGTCGAGCATCACGACACAAGTCTTGAGCCCCTTGATGGCTCTCG AATCTCTGAGCGCCAACCTCGGCCCGGTCATCTTCAAGATCCTGCGGACGCTTGCCGGTCAGTTTGGGCACTTGTGTCATCTGACCGGGCAGCACGCCGTCAGTCTCACCGCCAACCTCCGGCGCAGCCGCAGTCTTAAAAGTCTGTTTATCCTCGACCACACCAGCATCTTCCTGGACTCCTACGAAGA CTACAGCAGCTCTTTGGACGACTTCCAGGTGATGGGAGGCTTCCCGACCCTCGCCAAACCCTCGCT CGATTGTTTCGGAAAGAGTCCCGAGCTCCTTCAGAAGTTGTCCGAGAGCAGTGAGGGGAACCTCGCCGTGGTGGACCTCCTGCAAGCGCTCTTCTACCTGCCCGCTCTTCACCTCCAAGAGTACGGACGGCTCCTGCTCAAACTGGCCACGTGCTTTGAAGTT AGCTCCAGCGAATACCAACGGCTGCAGGAGAGCTGCTCCAAGTTTGAAGCTTTGGACCTTctgctgaagaagaagaagaaggaagcCGAGTacacctttcttttctggaAAGGCTTCCCCGGCAAGATGACT gACTCTTTACGAAAGCCTCACCGCCGCCTCATCTGCGAGAGCAGCAACAAAGCTCTGACGCTGCAGAACGCCGGAAGGTTCTCTGTTAACTGGTTCATCCTTTTTAATGACGCTCTCGTCCATGCGCAG TTCTCCACCCATCATGTCTTCCCCTTGACCACGTTGTGGGTGGAGCCTATGCCAGAGGACAACACTGGCCT CTACGGACTGAAACTGATCACACCGGAAGAAATGTTCACCCTGTTAGCCAACTCTGCCATGGAGAAG GCCAAGTGGATCCGTTGCCTCAACCAAGCAGTGGCTCAGGCCCTCAGCTTAGGTGAGGGACAAACGTTTGAGCCTCCCATTTGCAGGAGCGCCACGTATACGTTTTACAAGGACGGACGGCTGAAAGAGGCCACGTACGAGGGCCGCTGGCTAGCCGGAAAGCCCCACGGAAG AGGCGTGATCAAATGGCCTGATGGGAGGATTTACACAGGCTCGTTTAAGAATGGACAGGAAGATGG gTTTGGGGAATGTGTGGCTCCGAATAAGAGCCTGGACACAAACGATCGCTATCAAGGTCACTGGAAGGACGGCAAGATGCACGGCGTGGGCACGTACAG ATATGCCAGCACCGAGGTCTACGACGGCTCCTACCAGGAGGGCCTGCGGCACGGCCACGGGATGCTGCGGAGCGGCAAACTCAACACCTCCTCGCCTAGCGTATTCATCGGCCAGTGGGTGAACGACAAGAAGACAGGCTACGGCGTCTTTGACGACATCACTAA AGGCGAAAAGTACATCGGCATGTGGCAGGACAACGTCCGGCAAGGCAACGGGGTCGTCGTCACGCAGTTCGGCCTTTACTACGAAGGATCTTTCAAAGACAATAAGATGACG GGCAGCGGAATCCTTCTGTCTGAGGACGATACGACGTACGAGGGGGAGTTCTCAGATGATTGGACACTTAGCGGCAAG GGAGTGCTGACGATGGCCAACGGCGACTACCTGGAAGGCTCCTTCAATGGCGAATGGGGCGCCGGTCCCAAAGTGACTGGCTCCTACTTTAAGCCGCAGATGTTTGAAAGTGACAAGGACAAGATTCGATCAGT GAAGCTGGGTCGTCTTTGCGTGAGCGCCGAGGAGAAGTGGCAGGCGGTGTTTGACGAGTGTTGGCGCCAACTCGGCTGCGAGACTCCCGGCCAGGGTGACAACTGCAAAGCGTGGGACAATATTGCCGTTGCACTCACCACCAACCGACGACACATTCTGGACAG TCCAGAACCTCTGTCTCGAAGTCACAGCAGAACTCTGGAAGGCTTAGAGGTGATCCCTCAGCATGACGGTCCCATGACAATGGAGCGATATCACGCCATCCATCTTTACCTCATCAAG GCATGTGACACCCCGCTTCATCCGCTGGGCAGGCTTGTGGAAGCCTTGGTGGCGGTCTACCGGATGACGTACGTCGGCGTCGGCGCCAACCGACGGCTCCTGCCGCAGGCTGTCTGCGAGTTAAAATCTTATCTCAACCGCATCTTCCAGATTGTAAA GTTTCTGTTCCCAGACTTGCCAGAAGATGGCGGTATAATTCGAGAGCCAACCGACCTCGGGGAGAAGGAATCGGACTGTGAAGTCTCCAAGCAGGATTTGAACGTGAATCTGGAGCGGTCGCTCCGCAGCCACGTGGTGAGCAGCTTGGCTCTGCTGCTCCCTGTGCTGTTGCCCCGCCTCTACCCGCCGCTCTTCACCCTCTACGCTCTGGACAAGGAGCGAGAGGACGATGTCTACTGGGAGTGCGTCCTCCGCCTCAACAAGCAGCCCGACCTGGCTCTGCTCGCCTTTCTGGGTGTCCAGCA GAAGTTCTGGCCCATTTCAGTCTCCATGCCAGCACCTGCGGAAAACCTCCAG GTTCTGTCAGGCACCAAGGATACTTGCTTCGCTTCTGCAGTCGAAACTCTGCAGCAAATTAG CACAACATTCACCCCATCAGACAAGCTCCATGTGATCCAGCTGACCTTCGAGGAGATCACAAAAGAAGTGCAGTCACGTCTGAATCAGGACTTCCTGTGGTCCATGGATGACCTATTTCCCGTTTTCCTCTACGTGGTGCTGCGTGCTCG AATTAGAAACCTCGGGTCAGAGGTCAACCTGATCGAAGACCTGATGGACCCTTGCATCCAGCACGGAGAGCATGGAATCATGTTTACAACTCTGAAG GCCTGTTACTACCAGATCCAGCATGAGAGGATCACTTAA